The genomic segment CGATGGCGATGACGGCGGGCTGCTTGGCCCGGTCAGCCTCGGCCACGGCCGCGCCGATCTGTTTGCCGACGAAGTCGCAGTACCACTTCTCGGGGCGGCTGCCCAGACAGTCGCACGTCGGGCCGCCGCAGTGCGTGTGGCTGGCGCCGACCATGATGTTCCCGGCTGTGATGCCGCAGAGCTTGTGGGCGAGCTTGCGCCCGGCCTGCACCGTGGAGTGCTTGACCGACAGCGCGTCGAGCCCGACGAGCGCGACCCGCTCCTCGCCGTTGTCCACGACCATGGCCGTGGCGTACAGACCATCGTGCACGTGCGTCCCGGCGCGCGGGAAATGCCCTCCGGGGACGTTACAGCCCGGCGGGGGCGTGATGTTGGCGCGAGCAAAGCCGACCTTGAGCATGGGAACCTCCTGAAGCGTATGCACCGTGAGGTTCCCTGAACTGAGGAGCTATCCCTTCAGTGATGGACGCGTGTCGGGAGCCTACCCGATGTCCTCGATCTCGACGACCTTCCGGCCCTCCATGGCTTCATCGGCGGCGAAGCCGATGAGGTGGCCGTAGATCGAGTCCTCCAGTTGCGTCGTGGAGAGCGAGGGCGCCTCGCCCCGCACGACCGCCAGGAAGTCGCCCACCAGCCGCAGGTCACCCCCACCGTGCATGTCCATGGACACGTTCATGTCCACGATGTCCTCGCTGTACTCGTGGCCCGCGCGGGCGTCGGGGTAGCGGATCGCGAACTTGCCCTCCTCCATCTCGCCCTCGATCTCGCCGAGGGTGCCGACCAGGTGCATGGTGCGGCAGGGCTTGGCGGTGCCGGTGGTCATGGTGTGGGTGGCGACGCAGCCATCGGCGAAGTGCGCGATGACCGACTGGTGGTCCACGACATCATTGTCGCACTTCCACACGCAGCGGCCGTGGGGGTTGTCGGTACTCAGCGAGCGGAGCTTGTCCTCCTCGGTAGGGGTGCCCAGGTACTCCAGGCAGTGCCAGATGTACGTGCCCCACAGGTTCTGCTCCAGGTAGTGCTTGCGTGCCGAGTAGCGGCAGGTGGGCTCGATCGGGCAGTCCACAGTGCAGCGCGTACCGGCGCCTTCGGGGGCGTATTCGGGGCGGAAGTGCATGAGCGAGCCGAGGCTCGCCACGCGCAGCGGGCGAATACCGCTCTTCATCCAGGCGATCAGGTCGAGGTCGTGGCAGCACTTGGCCATCAGCATCGGGTTGCTGGTGGCCTTCTGGTTCCACTTGCCGCGCACGAAGCACGAGGCCATGTGGTGGTAGCTCACACGCTCGGTGGTGTTGACGGTCACGAGGTCGCCGATCTCCCCGGAAGCCACGCGCTTGCGGATCTCGGCATAGAACGGCGCGTGGCGCAGGACATGGCCGATGCACACGACGCGGCCGGTGCGGCGAGCCGTCTGCAGCAGCGCCAGCAACTCAGCCTTGGTCGGGCAGATGGGCTTCTCGAGCAGCACGTCATAGCCGGCTTCCAGCAGCGGCAGCGTCGTCGGCACATGATCGGCGTCCATGGTGCCGTTGATGATCGTGTCCGCGATCTTGCCGTGGGCGGCCAGTTGCTCGGCGGACTCGAAGCAGTTGGCCTCGGGGAAGCCGAAGCGCTCGCGGGCGCGCTCGCGCCGGACAGGATCAGGGTCGGCGACGCCGATGACTCGGAACTGGTCCGGATGGCGCTGCGCGTATGAGGCATACAGCACGCCGCGGTGCCCGGCGCCGACGATGATGGTGGTGAGGGGTTGGGACATGTGTAGGTCTACTCCAGTGTTAGTATGGGTGGGGCCGTAGGAGCGCCAGCTTCCAGCTGGCACGGGTGTTGCCAACTGACGTGCCAGCAGGAAGCTGGCGCTCCTACGGCAACGGCTACTTGCTGAGCCTCAGGATCTCCTTCGCGAGGCGCTCGCGCTCCTGCACGACCGCCTGCGGGTCGCGGGTGAAGTGCGTCAGGTCCTGCACCAGCGCTGCCGGCACCTCGGCCCGGTCGCCCGGCAGCTTCCCCTCCGCCAGCAGCTTCCGCAGCAGCAGGTAGGTCTCGTAGTCCTCCATGCCGTCGCGGATGTTCTCCAGGCGGATCGTCGCCAGCGGGCCGTTCACGCCGGCGCACATGATGCTGCCATCGCCGTTGTTGATCTGGTAGCTGGCGGGGTTCCAGTCCGTGCGCGGACCGGTAGTGATGAGCGTGTCATTGAGCGGCCAGCGGTTGACGGCATAGTACAGGAAGCCGCCGGGGCGGTACTTGGCCGTCATCGCGCCCATCAGCAGCCGCGCCTCGATGGCCGGGTACTCCACGAACCAGTTGGCGTACGGGTGCTGCGGGCCGATGCAGATGTACCACCAGATGTCGCGCCCGGCCTGCCGCGCCTCGGCGACCTTCGCGGCGTTCACGTCGAACTTCGGCGTCAGCGGCACCCAGATGTCCATGGCCGCGCCATCGGGCCGGTCCAGGCCGAAGCTGGGGTCGTACGCCGTCGTCATCACCGGGATGCCGGCGAAGCGCTGGTGGAGCCTCGTGGCGGTCTGGAAGACGATGTCGCGCTCGCTGGTGGGGCGCTCATCGAAGCAGTAGATGTAGCACAGGTCGCGCACCCCGGCCTCAGTCACGACCCGCATGTAGTCCTCGATCTTCGCCGCCTGCTCGTCAAGCTTGCGCCAGAACGCCTCGGGCTTGAAGTCCTTGCCGGTGGGCGCGTTGATGTAGCTGAGGTTGATGGCGTTGAGGCCCACCGCCTTCAGCTCGCGCAGGCGCGCGGCGTCCCAGGTGGGGACCTGGCCGTAGATGCTGCCGGGGTTGAGGTGGTACTCCTGCAGCATCCAGTCCTCGTACCGTCGGTTCATCTCCGGCAGCTTGTCCTCCGGGTAGAGCTTGCTGGACAGGCCCCGGAACGAGAGGGCCGTGCGGAGGCTGGAGTGGTCCGGCAGCATGAAGTCCCAGACGCGCACCCGCAGGCGCACCTCCTGGGGCCTGGCGCCGTCGGCGGAGACCGTCAGATGGCCGGTGTAGTCGCCGGCTGCGGCGTCCTTGGGCACACTGACAGTCAGCCATAGCGGCAACACCTCCGCCGCCGGGACCACGGGCACGCTGGACATGAAGTCCAGCAGCGGGTCGGGGTACCAGCCCGGCCCGGGGGTGCCGTACGACGGCTGCTTGCAGTCCACATAGCCGACGACCCGCACGGTCGCGGGCAGCGTGCCGCCCTTGCCGTTGCCCAGCGGCGAGAGGTGCCAGGTCACGTTCTTGAGGTCGCCTTCCAGCGGGAACACGATCACCTGCAGGCTTTCGTGCTCATTGCGGGCAGCGCTGAGCGTCTGCGTCCCCTCGAAACGCGAGGCGAACCGGCTCTTGTCCAAGAAGACCTTCTGCATCGGCGACTCGACGCCGAGCACGAACTGGTCGGCCTGCTGCGTCCGGGCATACGCCGCCGCCTGCAGGCGCGGCACCAGCGGGCGCACGGCCTGCAGCTCCCGCGCCAGCCGGTCCGCGCGCCGCCGCGTCGCCAGCGCCTCATCGTATGACGCGATCTTCCCGGAGGCCACGCGGTCGCGCAGCGCCACAGCTTGGTCCTGCAGTCGGGGGAGGGTCACGACGCCCTCGCGCAGATCGGCCGGCAGGGCCTGGAGCGACAGCTTCAGGAGCGCCACTTGCTGCTG from the bacterium genome contains:
- a CDS encoding DUF4091 domain-containing protein; protein product: MRVMMLTLLALAAVVVHAAPTGDADGLLLYDFENAADLAGWSVRAQTQFAQTTAWAAHGRAAAAITYEQYAPGKEQWPAVIATAANGTLAVSDFTPFAALQFTVYDPQDAPAEIKVHIRDSSGARFAMPFSVGSKQASVLSVPVRDIAATINAAAVAELHFYVSQPARTYTLYVDAVRLTLDLRARSADLAREAIALQQQVALLKLSLQALPADLREGVVTLPRLQDQAVALRDRVASGKIASYDEALATRRRADRLARELQAVRPLVPRLQAAAYARTQQADQFVLGVESPMQKVFLDKSRFASRFEGTQTLSAARNEHESLQVIVFPLEGDLKNVTWHLSPLGNGKGGTLPATVRVVGYVDCKQPSYGTPGPGWYPDPLLDFMSSVPVVPAAEVLPLWLTVSVPKDAAAGDYTGHLTVSADGARPQEVRLRVRVWDFMLPDHSSLRTALSFRGLSSKLYPEDKLPEMNRRYEDWMLQEYHLNPGSIYGQVPTWDAARLRELKAVGLNAINLSYINAPTGKDFKPEAFWRKLDEQAAKIEDYMRVVTEAGVRDLCYIYCFDERPTSERDIVFQTATRLHQRFAGIPVMTTAYDPSFGLDRPDGAAMDIWVPLTPKFDVNAAKVAEARQAGRDIWWYICIGPQHPYANWFVEYPAIEARLLMGAMTAKYRPGGFLYYAVNRWPLNDTLITTGPRTDWNPASYQINNGDGSIMCAGVNGPLATIRLENIRDGMEDYETYLLLRKLLAEGKLPGDRAEVPAALVQDLTHFTRDPQAVVQERERLAKEILRLSK
- a CDS encoding Gfo/Idh/MocA family oxidoreductase; this translates as MSQPLTTIIVGAGHRGVLYASYAQRHPDQFRVIGVADPDPVRRERARERFGFPEANCFESAEQLAAHGKIADTIINGTMDADHVPTTLPLLEAGYDVLLEKPICPTKAELLALLQTARRTGRVVCIGHVLRHAPFYAEIRKRVASGEIGDLVTVNTTERVSYHHMASCFVRGKWNQKATSNPMLMAKCCHDLDLIAWMKSGIRPLRVASLGSLMHFRPEYAPEGAGTRCTVDCPIEPTCRYSARKHYLEQNLWGTYIWHCLEYLGTPTEEDKLRSLSTDNPHGRCVWKCDNDVVDHQSVIAHFADGCVATHTMTTGTAKPCRTMHLVGTLGEIEGEMEEGKFAIRYPDARAGHEYSEDIVDMNVSMDMHGGGDLRLVGDFLAVVRGEAPSLSTTQLEDSIYGHLIGFAADEAMEGRKVVEIEDIG